A stretch of [Clostridium] innocuum DNA encodes these proteins:
- a CDS encoding chromate transporter gives MNLELLLLAFYEFFKTGLFALGGGLATIPFLTEMMNKYHWFTADMLTDMIAVSESTPGAIGINMATYTGYHINGVLGGIVATLGLVAPSIIVICIVAQFLKKFKDSELVKSVFYGIRPAVTALIASAGITIFIAALFQDSENFMEMVKWPCILLFAVIYYLSNKRKWHPILCIAASAAVGILFQL, from the coding sequence ATGAATCTGGAGTTATTGCTGCTTGCCTTCTACGAATTTTTCAAAACCGGACTGTTTGCCCTTGGAGGTGGTCTGGCTACCATACCGTTTCTTACGGAAATGATGAATAAATATCACTGGTTTACTGCAGATATGCTGACCGACATGATTGCGGTGAGTGAATCAACACCAGGTGCAATCGGTATCAATATGGCAACCTACACCGGTTATCATATCAATGGTGTGCTGGGTGGTATCGTTGCGACGCTTGGGCTTGTTGCGCCAAGCATCATCGTGATCTGTATCGTTGCGCAGTTTCTGAAGAAGTTTAAGGACAGTGAGCTGGTGAAATCCGTTTTCTACGGTATTCGTCCAGCAGTCACTGCACTCATCGCCTCTGCCGGTATAACGATTTTCATCGCTGCTTTATTTCAGGATAGTGAAAATTTCATGGAAATGGTCAAATGGCCGTGTATCCTGCTGTTTGCCGTTATCTATTATTTATCGAATAAACGCAAATGGCATCCAATTTTGTGCATTGCTGCTTCCGCCGCTGTGGGTATACTGTTTCAGCTGTAG
- a CDS encoding ATP-binding protein yields the protein MYRMIEENFLKWKKQENHKPLLISGSRQVGKTYSILNFAKKHYLSYVYINFERDDDIRAFFEQTSKPEEIMMNLQVFFPEADWKAKEILVILDEIQACPQALTSIKFLGTETPYDYILSGSLLGVAVNRTSSYPVGYVESMEMQPMGFMEFLYAVGLKAEHISYLKECYTEKRRVNEGIHKEYMKHFRNYIITGGMPEAVKTFVETEDFVKTRNIQQQIVEGYYRDMAKYADASEKIRTHECFRSIPLQLAKENKKFQYKLVRKGGQAAHFENSLQWLKDSGTISFCYRLQCIDVPMEAYKESSVYKIYMSDTGLLLSQFKENVMQDILKNELGVYKGAIYENIVAQMLTFNKYSLHYFEPSSHSEIDFIIEQDCGIVPIEVKSSMNTRARSLKAYIDKYEPKRALRFSIRNLNISERIEDYPLYMLMFL from the coding sequence ATGTATCGAATGATAGAAGAAAATTTCTTAAAGTGGAAAAAGCAGGAAAATCATAAACCTTTACTCATATCTGGATCAAGACAGGTGGGAAAGACGTACAGCATACTTAATTTTGCTAAAAAACACTACCTATCTTATGTATATATTAACTTTGAAAGAGATGATGATATCAGAGCTTTTTTTGAACAGACATCGAAACCGGAAGAAATCATGATGAATCTGCAGGTTTTCTTCCCTGAAGCAGATTGGAAGGCTAAAGAAATTTTAGTTATATTGGATGAAATACAGGCGTGTCCCCAGGCGTTGACATCCATCAAATTTCTAGGTACAGAAACACCTTATGATTACATTTTGAGCGGCAGTCTGCTGGGAGTAGCTGTGAATCGTACTTCCTCCTATCCTGTAGGCTATGTGGAATCCATGGAAATGCAACCAATGGGATTTATGGAATTTTTATATGCTGTTGGCTTAAAAGCTGAACATATTTCCTACCTTAAGGAATGTTATACAGAAAAGCGAAGAGTAAATGAAGGTATTCATAAAGAATATATGAAGCACTTCAGAAATTACATAATAACCGGGGGTATGCCGGAAGCGGTGAAAACCTTTGTGGAAACCGAGGATTTTGTAAAGACAAGAAATATTCAGCAGCAAATAGTAGAAGGCTACTATCGGGATATGGCAAAATACGCAGATGCATCAGAAAAAATAAGAACACATGAATGTTTTCGTTCCATTCCTCTGCAGCTCGCAAAAGAAAATAAGAAGTTTCAATATAAGCTCGTGAGAAAGGGAGGACAGGCAGCGCATTTTGAAAACAGCCTGCAGTGGCTGAAAGACAGCGGGACTATTTCATTTTGTTACCGGCTGCAATGTATCGATGTACCGATGGAGGCCTATAAGGAATCTTCTGTATATAAGATATATATGAGTGATACTGGCTTATTACTCTCTCAGTTCAAAGAAAATGTGATGCAGGATATTCTGAAGAATGAGTTAGGTGTATATAAGGGAGCAATCTATGAAAACATTGTGGCGCAGATGCTGACATTCAATAAATACAGTTTGCATTATTTTGAACCGTCTTCTCATTCAGAGATAGATTTCATTATTGAACAGGATTGCGGTATTGTACCTATTGAAGTGAAAAGCTCCATGAACACAAGGGCAAGAAGTCTAAAAGCGTATATAGATAAGTATGAGCCGAAAAGAGCATTACGCTTTTCTATCAGAAATTTAAATATATCTGAAAGGATAGAGGATTACCCGTTATATATGCTGATGTTTCTTTAA
- a CDS encoding MATE family efflux transporter, with translation MKTRINLLEGNILPALSALALPIMATSLIQMAYNLIDMIWIGKIGASAVASVGAAGMFMWLSNGLATLAKMGGQIKVGHALGAQKKEDAASYAQSSIQMGIVFAIGFGILSIVFADEMIGFFQLNSAQVIQDAKLYLMITCGLVIFSFMNQIFTGILTAMGNSRTSFIATGIGLVLNIVLDPLFIFGFGAIPPMGVAGAAIATVLAQLVVMLLFLHTILRDTVLFSNVHILHSYSSQHTMEIFRIGLPSAVQSMLFSGISMVIARLIAGWGDAAVAVQKVGSQIESISWMTAEGYAAALNSFVAQNHGAKNTDRIREGYRLSMIVMLSWGVFCSLVLIVFPQLIFQVFIQEAEVLPMGVDYLRILGVSQLFMCMEITTAGAFSGLGKTLPPSIVSITLTGARIPMAILLGRWLGLNGVWWAITISSIGKGIVLLGWFLKDMKRAGMREVIIVLEFES, from the coding sequence ATGAAAACACGTATCAATTTGCTGGAGGGAAACATTCTTCCTGCATTAAGCGCGCTGGCATTGCCAATCATGGCAACCAGTCTGATCCAGATGGCCTATAATCTGATCGACATGATATGGATTGGAAAAATCGGTGCAAGTGCTGTTGCGTCCGTTGGTGCAGCCGGTATGTTTATGTGGCTGTCCAACGGTCTGGCGACATTGGCGAAGATGGGTGGTCAGATTAAGGTCGGCCATGCGCTGGGGGCGCAGAAGAAGGAGGATGCGGCGTCCTATGCACAGAGCTCGATTCAGATGGGAATTGTATTTGCCATCGGCTTCGGTATTCTGTCTATTGTGTTTGCGGATGAGATGATCGGCTTCTTTCAGCTGAACAGCGCACAGGTCATACAGGATGCAAAGCTGTATCTGATGATTACCTGCGGTCTGGTCATATTTTCTTTTATGAATCAGATATTCACCGGGATTCTGACAGCGATGGGGAACAGCAGAACCTCCTTTATCGCTACCGGTATCGGGCTTGTTTTGAATATCGTGCTGGATCCGCTGTTTATTTTCGGCTTTGGTGCAATTCCTCCAATGGGTGTTGCGGGGGCTGCAATTGCGACAGTTCTTGCACAGCTGGTGGTTATGCTGTTGTTTCTGCATACCATACTACGGGATACGGTCTTGTTCAGTAATGTCCATATACTGCATTCTTATTCTTCACAGCATACCATGGAAATTTTCCGTATCGGGCTACCTTCCGCTGTGCAAAGTATGCTGTTTTCTGGCATTTCCATGGTCATTGCAAGATTGATTGCAGGCTGGGGAGATGCTGCCGTGGCAGTCCAGAAGGTAGGCTCGCAAATCGAATCCATATCCTGGATGACTGCGGAAGGCTATGCGGCGGCTTTGAACAGCTTTGTGGCTCAGAACCATGGTGCGAAAAATACAGATAGAATCCGGGAGGGGTATCGGCTCTCCATGATTGTCATGCTGTCCTGGGGTGTGTTCTGTTCTCTTGTTCTGATTGTTTTTCCACAGCTCATCTTTCAGGTCTTTATTCAGGAAGCAGAGGTGTTGCCAATGGGGGTGGATTATCTTCGTATTCTTGGTGTTTCCCAGTTGTTTATGTGTATGGAAATCACAACAGCTGGTGCCTTCAGCGGACTTGGGAAAACGCTGCCTCCATCCATTGTAAGTATCACGTTAACCGGCGCACGAATACCGATGGCGATATTGCTGGGAAGATGGCTGGGGCTGAATGGCGTCTGGTGGGCAATTACGATTAGTTCGATCGGGAAAGGTATCGTATTGCTGGGGTGGTTCTTAAAGGATATGAAGAGAGCAGGTATGCGAGAGGTAATCATTGTGTTAGAATTTGAAAGTTAA
- a CDS encoding S-ribosylhomocysteine lyase, whose amino-acid sequence MEKITSFCIDHDILEKGMYISRIDGDIITYDLRMVKPNCGTYLDNDGLHTFEHLFATYVRNSVYSDAVIYAGPMGCRTGFYFLTRDSISKAQAVQLVKDTMAFIAGFEGDIPGAQESKECGNYLDHDLAKAKAYAKAYGQVMKDWNEEQLVYPQ is encoded by the coding sequence ATGGAAAAAATTACAAGCTTTTGTATTGATCATGACATACTGGAAAAAGGAATGTATATATCAAGAATCGATGGAGATATTATTACCTATGACCTTAGAATGGTGAAGCCAAACTGCGGTACGTATCTGGATAACGATGGTCTTCATACCTTTGAGCATCTGTTCGCTACCTATGTAAGAAATTCGGTATACAGTGATGCAGTCATTTATGCCGGGCCGATGGGTTGTAGAACAGGCTTCTATTTTCTAACGAGAGATTCTATCAGTAAGGCGCAGGCGGTACAGCTGGTTAAGGATACGATGGCGTTCATTGCGGGATTTGAGGGAGATATCCCAGGTGCACAGGAGTCTAAGGAGTGTGGCAATTATCTGGATCATGATCTTGCCAAGGCGAAGGCCTATGCAAAGGCTTATGGTCAGGTGATGAAGGACTGGAACGAGGAACAGCTCGTTTATCCACAATAA
- a CDS encoding aminoglycoside 6-adenylyltransferase codes for MRTEDEIMKLLINTAAQDDRIRAAYLEGSRVNPDVPRDMFQDYDVVYIVKETASFQKDNSWIDRFGERLYMQYPEDSVYDPGDKENCYGWLMQLRDGNRIDLHVCTQDYAKTHLEAYQILLDKDGILPQPSKKALQQYWIQKPSQQQFSCTCNEYWWCLNNVAKGLKRNELPYALDVIDFTLRPMLKRLLEWKIGISYNFQISAGKCGKYMEQLLPDAVYQTFLATYAKAESEALWQAVFTMCEQFHETAIEIGCQLDLTYNAREALNSMKYLKDVYFLPRGAKELQEYMQR; via the coding sequence ATGAGAACAGAAGACGAAATAATGAAGCTGCTGATCAACACAGCTGCGCAGGATGATAGGATACGGGCGGCTTACCTGGAAGGCTCCCGTGTGAACCCGGATGTGCCCAGGGATATGTTTCAGGATTATGATGTCGTATATATCGTAAAAGAAACAGCTTCCTTTCAAAAAGATAACAGCTGGATTGATCGTTTCGGTGAACGGCTTTATATGCAGTATCCGGAAGACAGTGTCTATGATCCAGGGGATAAAGAAAACTGTTACGGGTGGCTTATGCAGTTGAGGGACGGAAACCGGATTGATCTTCATGTCTGCACACAGGATTATGCAAAGACGCATCTGGAAGCCTATCAAATACTGCTTGACAAGGATGGAATCCTCCCGCAGCCAAGTAAAAAAGCACTTCAGCAATACTGGATTCAAAAGCCTTCACAACAGCAGTTTTCCTGTACCTGCAATGAATACTGGTGGTGTTTGAATAATGTCGCGAAGGGATTAAAACGAAATGAGCTCCCCTATGCACTGGATGTTATTGACTTTACCCTGCGACCCATGCTGAAACGTCTATTGGAATGGAAAATCGGCATTTCCTATAACTTTCAAATCAGTGCCGGAAAATGCGGAAAATATATGGAACAGCTGCTGCCAGATGCTGTATATCAGACCTTTCTGGCAACCTACGCAAAAGCTGAGAGTGAGGCGCTGTGGCAGGCGGTGTTTACAATGTGTGAGCAGTTTCATGAAACAGCTATAGAAATAGGATGTCAGCTTGATCTGACCTACAATGCACGGGAGGCATTAAACAGTATGAAGTATCTGAAGGATGTCTATTTTCTGCCAAGGGGTGCTAAAGAACTGCAGGAATACATGCAGCGCTAA